A stretch of Sphingorhabdus sp. YGSMI21 DNA encodes these proteins:
- the mdh gene encoding malate dehydrogenase — translation MARNKIALIGAGMIGGTLAHLAASKEMGDVVLFDIAEGMPAGKALDLAQAAPVDGFDSKLKGTSDYADIAGADVIIVTAGVPRKPGMSRDDLLGINLKVMKAVGEGIKANAPDAFVICITNPLDAMVWALREFSGLPHNKVVGMAGVLDSARFRHFLADEFNVSVEDVTAFVLGGHGDTMVPVPAYSTVAGIPIPDLIKMGWTTQDKIDAIVQRTRSGGGEIVQLLGNGSAYYAPATSAIMMAESYLKDKRRVLPAAAHLTGQYGVDDLYVGVPCIIGKDGVEKIIEIELSEEAQGNFNVSVDAVKELLEACKGLDPSLA, via the coding sequence ATGGCCCGTAACAAGATTGCGCTGATTGGCGCAGGCATGATCGGCGGCACGCTCGCCCACCTCGCTGCTTCCAAGGAAATGGGCGATGTCGTCCTGTTTGATATTGCCGAGGGTATGCCAGCCGGTAAAGCGCTTGATCTGGCGCAGGCCGCTCCCGTGGACGGATTTGACAGCAAGCTCAAAGGCACCAGCGACTATGCCGATATTGCCGGCGCCGATGTGATCATCGTGACCGCAGGCGTGCCGCGCAAGCCCGGCATGAGCCGCGACGATCTGCTCGGTATCAACCTGAAAGTGATGAAGGCTGTTGGCGAAGGCATCAAGGCGAACGCGCCCGACGCCTTTGTCATCTGCATCACCAACCCGCTCGACGCGATGGTCTGGGCCTTGCGCGAATTTTCCGGACTGCCGCACAACAAGGTGGTCGGCATGGCCGGCGTGCTCGACAGCGCCCGCTTCCGTCACTTCCTTGCCGACGAATTCAACGTCTCGGTTGAAGACGTCACTGCCTTCGTTCTCGGCGGCCACGGCGACACGATGGTTCCGGTTCCGGCCTATTCGACCGTCGCCGGCATCCCGATCCCCGATCTCATCAAAATGGGCTGGACCACGCAGGACAAGATCGACGCGATCGTCCAACGCACCCGCTCCGGCGGCGGCGAAATCGTCCAGCTGCTCGGCAATGGTTCGGCTTATTATGCGCCGGCAACCAGCGCGATCATGATGGCGGAAAGCTATCTCAAGGACAAACGCCGCGTGCTGCCTGCTGCGGCTCACCTGACCGGCCAATATGGCGTTGACGATCTTTATGTCGGCGTACCTTGCATCATCGGCAAAGACGGTGTCGAGAAGATCATCGAAATCGAACTGAGCGAAGAAGCGCAGGGCAATTTCAACGTGTCGGTCGATGCGGTTAAGGAATTGCTGGAAGCCTGCAAGGGGCTGGATCCGAGCCTAGCGTAA
- a CDS encoding phosphotransferase, producing MSGRFPVRPEEFESAFVEKVFAATPGSLRSLTHEPVGTGQVCDSYRFTCDWAEEGHPETFIAKCPSADPVSRGAAAIFHLYDMEVGWYRDIADNCSALCPKSYHADIAENEQEFVLLLEDMAPASQGDQLAGASLVQVETTLAEAAALHNFQPASGFNNLKWLDHGTGNSQFLESSLPTGYPVFRERFSSLLSPEILDLGQELVDRIGSYITHEPPELTVTHGDMRLDNILFHADGRIAALVDWQTCSLGNPANDVAYLIGTSFAVPAERRDQEQRLVRDYLSRRSNAPAFEIFWDEYRRHAFSGFLMAINASLHVEQTERGDRMFAAMAERPAQMAIDLDSLSLL from the coding sequence ATGAGCGGTCGCTTCCCTGTACGTCCCGAAGAATTTGAGAGCGCCTTCGTCGAGAAGGTTTTTGCTGCCACTCCCGGATCGCTCCGATCGCTGACCCATGAACCGGTCGGCACTGGGCAGGTTTGCGACAGCTATCGCTTCACCTGCGACTGGGCGGAAGAAGGCCATCCGGAAACCTTCATCGCCAAATGCCCGAGCGCCGATCCGGTCAGCCGGGGCGCCGCAGCGATCTTCCATCTCTATGATATGGAAGTGGGCTGGTATCGGGATATTGCTGATAATTGTAGCGCTCTCTGCCCGAAATCCTACCATGCCGACATCGCGGAAAATGAGCAGGAATTTGTGCTGCTTCTGGAAGACATGGCCCCTGCTTCGCAAGGCGACCAGCTGGCCGGCGCGTCACTGGTTCAGGTGGAGACAACATTGGCGGAGGCCGCCGCTCTCCACAATTTTCAACCGGCCAGCGGGTTCAACAACCTGAAATGGTTGGATCATGGCACCGGCAACAGCCAGTTTCTCGAGTCCAGCCTGCCCACCGGCTATCCGGTCTTTCGCGAGCGATTCTCGTCCCTGCTCTCGCCGGAAATACTGGACTTGGGACAGGAGCTGGTTGACCGCATCGGTTCCTATATTACGCATGAACCGCCAGAACTGACCGTCACCCACGGGGATATGCGACTCGACAACATCCTATTCCATGCCGATGGCCGGATCGCGGCGCTGGTCGACTGGCAGACCTGCTCTCTCGGCAACCCGGCCAATGATGTGGCCTATCTGATCGGAACCAGCTTTGCCGTTCCGGCGGAGCGGCGGGATCAGGAACAAAGACTGGTCAGAGACTATCTGTCGAGACGATCAAATGCACCGGCCTTCGAGATTTTCTGGGACGAATATCGCCGCCACGCCTTTTCCGGATTTCTGATGGCGATCAACGCCTCGCTGCATGTCGAACAGACCGAGCGCGGCGATAGGATGTTCGCCGCCATGGCCGAACGCCCCGCGCAAATGGCGATCGATCTGGACAGCCTCAGCCTGCTCTAG